One Phocoena sinus isolate mPhoSin1 chromosome 14, mPhoSin1.pri, whole genome shotgun sequence genomic region harbors:
- the MED15 gene encoding mediator of RNA polymerase II transcription subunit 15 isoform X8 — MNALQSLTGGPAAGAAGIGLPARGPGQPLGGMGGLGAMGQPMPLSGQPPPGTSGMAPHGMAVVSTAAPQTQLQLQQVALQQQQQQFQAQQQAALQQQQQQQFQVQQSAMQQQFQAVVQQQQLQQQQQQQHLIKLHHQNQQQMQQQQQQQLQRMAQLQLQQQQQQQQQQALQAQPPIQQPPMQQPQPPPSQALPQQLQQLHHPQHHQPPPQPQPPVAQNQPSQLPPQSQTQPLVSQAPALPGQMLYAQPQLKLVRAPMVVQQPQVPPQVPQVQPQVPPQTAVPTAQASQIVGPGVQVSQSGLTMLSSPSPGQQVQTPQSMPPPPQPSPQPGPPSSQPNSNVSSGPAPSPSSFLPSPSPQPSQSPVTARTPQNFSVPSPGPLNTPVNPSSVMSPAGSSQAEEQQYLDKLKQLSKYIEPLRRMINKIDKNEDRKKDLSKMKSLLDILTDPSKRCPLKTLQKCEIALEKLKNDMAVPTPPPPPVPPTKQQYLCQPLLDAVLANIRSPVFNHSLYRTFVPAMTAIHGPPITAPVVCTRKRRFEEDERQSIPNVLQGEVARLDPKFLVNLDPSHCSNNGTVHLICKLDDKDLPSVPPLELSVPADYPAQSPLWIDRQWQYDANPFLQSVHRCMTSRLLQLPDKHSVTALLNTWAQSIHQACLSAA, encoded by the exons ATGAATGCGCTGCAGAGCCTGACTGGCGGGCCCGCCGCGGGAGCAGCCGGCATTGGCCTACCTGCTCGGGGCCCCGGCCAGCCCCTGGGCGGGATGGGCGGCCTGGGGGCCATGGGGCAGCCGATGCCACTCTCGGGGCAGCCACCTCCTGGCACCTCGGGGATGGCCCCCCATGGCATGGCCGTCGTGTCCACGGCCGCTCCGCAGA CCCAGCTGCAGCTCCAGCAGGTGgcgctgcagcagcagcagcagcagttccAGGCACAGCAGCAGGCGgcgctgcagcagcagcagcagcagcagttccAGGTGCAGCAGAGTGCCATGCAGCAGCAGTTTCAGGCCGTggtgcagcagcagcagctccagcagcagcagcagcagcagcatctgatCAAGTTGCATCATCAGAACCAGCAGCAG atgcagcagcagcagcagcaacaactaCAACGGATGGCACAGCTGCAGctgcagcaacagcagcagcagcagcagcagcaggcttTGCAGGCCCAGCCGCCAATACAGCAGCCCCCAATGCAGCAGCCACAGCCTCCCCCCTCACAGGCCCTGccccagcagctgcagcagctgcaTCACCCGCAGCACCACCAGCCACCACCGCAGCCCCAGCCGCCGGTGGCCCAGAACCAGCCATCGCAGCTCCCGCCTCAGTCACAGACACAGCCTTTGGTGTCGCAGGCTCCGGCCCTCCCTGGACAGATGCTGTATGCCCAGCCGCAGCTGAAACTC GTCCGGGCTCCGATGGTGGTGCAGCAGCCGCAGGTGCCGCCCCAGGTGCCGCAGGTGCAGCCCCAGGTGCCACCGCAGACAGCAGTGCCGACGGCTCAGGCCTCCCAGATAGTGGGTCCCGGAGTCCAG gtCAGCCAGAGTGGCCTCACCATGCTGTCGTCACCGTCGCCGGGCCAGCAGGTGCAGACCCCGCAGTCGATGCCCCCTCCCCCGCAGCCGTCCCCGCAGCCCGGCCCACCCAGCTCACAGCCCAACTCCAACGTCAG CTCCGGCCCTGCCCCGTCCCCCAGCAGCTTCCTGCCCAGCCCTTCACCgcagccctcccagagtccggtGACGGCGCGCACCCCGCAGAACTTCAGCGTCCCCTCCCCAGGACCTTTGAACACACCTG TGAACCCCAGCTCCGTCATGAGCCCCGCGGGCTCGAGCCAGGCCGAGGAGCAGCAGTACCTGGACAAGCTGAAGCAGCTGTCCAAGTACATCGAGCCCCTGCGCCGTATGATCAACAAGATCGACAAGAACGAAG ACAGAAAAAAGGACCTGAGTAAGATGAAGAGCCTTCTGGACATACTGACAGACCCCTCCAAGCG GTGCCCTCTGAAAACGCTGCAGAAGTGTGAGATCGCCCTGGAGAAACTCAAGAATGACATGGCAGTG CCCACGCCCCCACCTCCCCCGGTGCCGCCAACCAAGCAGCAGTACCTGTGCCAGCCACTCCTGGATGCCGTCCTGGCCAATATTCGCTCACCTGTCTTCAACCATTCCCTGTACCGCACGTTCGTGCCTGCCATGACGGCCATACACGGCCCCCCCATCAC GGCCCCGGTGGTTTGCACCCGGAAGCGTAGGTTTGAAGAGGATGAACGGCAGAGCATCCCCAATGTGCTCCAGGGGGAGGTGGCCCGGCTAGACCCCAAGTTCCTGGTGAACTTGGACCCTTCTCACTGCAGTAACAACGGCACCGTCCACCTGATATGCAAGCTGG ATGACAAGGACCTCCCCAGCGTGCCACCGCTGGAGCTCAGCGTGCCTGCTGACTACCCTGCCCAGAGCCCACTGTGGATCGACCGGCAGTGGCAGTACG ACGCCAACCCCTTCCTGCAGTCGGTGCACCGGTGCATGACCTCGCGGCTGCTGCAGCTCCCTGACAAGCACTCGGTCACGGCCCTGCTCAACACCTGGGCCCAGAGCATCCACCAGGCCTGCCTCTCGGCCGCCTAG
- the MED15 gene encoding mediator of RNA polymerase II transcription subunit 15 isoform X2, with protein sequence MRKAGVAHSKSSKDMESHVFLKAKTRDEYLSLVARLIIHFRDIHNKKSQASVSAQLQLQQVALQQQQQQFQAQQQAALQQQQQQQFQVQQSAMQQQFQAVVQQQQLQQQQQQQHLIKLHHQNQQQMQQQQQQQLQRMAQLQLQQQQQQQQQQALQAQPPIQQPPMQQPQPPPSQALPQQLQQLHHPQHHQPPPQPQPPVAQNQPSQLPPQSQTQPLVSQAPALPGQMLYAQPQLKLVRAPMVVQQPQVPPQVPQVQPQVPPQTAVPTAQASQIVGPGVQVSQSGLTMLSSPSPGQQVQTPQSMPPPPQPSPQPGPPSSQPNSNVSSGPAPSPSSFLPSPSPQPSQSPVTARTPQNFSVPSPGPLNTPVNPSSVMSPAGSSQAEEQQYLDKLKQLSKYIEPLRRMINKIDKNEDRKKDLSKMKSLLDILTDPSKRCPLKTLQKCEIALEKLKNDMAVPTPPPPPVPPTKQQYLCQPLLDAVLANIRSPVFNHSLYRTFVPAMTAIHGPPITAPVVCTRKRRFEEDERQSIPNVLQGEVARLDPKFLVNLDPSHCSNNGTVHLICKLDDKDLPSVPPLELSVPADYPAQSPLWIDRQWQYDANPFLQSVHRCMTSRLLQLPDKHSVTALLNTWAQSIHQACLSAA encoded by the exons ataaCAAGAAATCACAAGCTTCTGTCAGTG CCCAGCTGCAGCTCCAGCAGGTGgcgctgcagcagcagcagcagcagttccAGGCACAGCAGCAGGCGgcgctgcagcagcagcagcagcagcagttccAGGTGCAGCAGAGTGCCATGCAGCAGCAGTTTCAGGCCGTggtgcagcagcagcagctccagcagcagcagcagcagcagcatctgatCAAGTTGCATCATCAGAACCAGCAGCAG atgcagcagcagcagcagcaacaactaCAACGGATGGCACAGCTGCAGctgcagcaacagcagcagcagcagcagcagcaggcttTGCAGGCCCAGCCGCCAATACAGCAGCCCCCAATGCAGCAGCCACAGCCTCCCCCCTCACAGGCCCTGccccagcagctgcagcagctgcaTCACCCGCAGCACCACCAGCCACCACCGCAGCCCCAGCCGCCGGTGGCCCAGAACCAGCCATCGCAGCTCCCGCCTCAGTCACAGACACAGCCTTTGGTGTCGCAGGCTCCGGCCCTCCCTGGACAGATGCTGTATGCCCAGCCGCAGCTGAAACTC GTCCGGGCTCCGATGGTGGTGCAGCAGCCGCAGGTGCCGCCCCAGGTGCCGCAGGTGCAGCCCCAGGTGCCACCGCAGACAGCAGTGCCGACGGCTCAGGCCTCCCAGATAGTGGGTCCCGGAGTCCAG gtCAGCCAGAGTGGCCTCACCATGCTGTCGTCACCGTCGCCGGGCCAGCAGGTGCAGACCCCGCAGTCGATGCCCCCTCCCCCGCAGCCGTCCCCGCAGCCCGGCCCACCCAGCTCACAGCCCAACTCCAACGTCAG CTCCGGCCCTGCCCCGTCCCCCAGCAGCTTCCTGCCCAGCCCTTCACCgcagccctcccagagtccggtGACGGCGCGCACCCCGCAGAACTTCAGCGTCCCCTCCCCAGGACCTTTGAACACACCTG TGAACCCCAGCTCCGTCATGAGCCCCGCGGGCTCGAGCCAGGCCGAGGAGCAGCAGTACCTGGACAAGCTGAAGCAGCTGTCCAAGTACATCGAGCCCCTGCGCCGTATGATCAACAAGATCGACAAGAACGAAG ACAGAAAAAAGGACCTGAGTAAGATGAAGAGCCTTCTGGACATACTGACAGACCCCTCCAAGCG GTGCCCTCTGAAAACGCTGCAGAAGTGTGAGATCGCCCTGGAGAAACTCAAGAATGACATGGCAGTG CCCACGCCCCCACCTCCCCCGGTGCCGCCAACCAAGCAGCAGTACCTGTGCCAGCCACTCCTGGATGCCGTCCTGGCCAATATTCGCTCACCTGTCTTCAACCATTCCCTGTACCGCACGTTCGTGCCTGCCATGACGGCCATACACGGCCCCCCCATCAC GGCCCCGGTGGTTTGCACCCGGAAGCGTAGGTTTGAAGAGGATGAACGGCAGAGCATCCCCAATGTGCTCCAGGGGGAGGTGGCCCGGCTAGACCCCAAGTTCCTGGTGAACTTGGACCCTTCTCACTGCAGTAACAACGGCACCGTCCACCTGATATGCAAGCTGG ATGACAAGGACCTCCCCAGCGTGCCACCGCTGGAGCTCAGCGTGCCTGCTGACTACCCTGCCCAGAGCCCACTGTGGATCGACCGGCAGTGGCAGTACG ACGCCAACCCCTTCCTGCAGTCGGTGCACCGGTGCATGACCTCGCGGCTGCTGCAGCTCCCTGACAAGCACTCGGTCACGGCCCTGCTCAACACCTGGGCCCAGAGCATCCACCAGGCCTGCCTCTCGGCCGCCTAG